The sequence below is a genomic window from Lolium perenne isolate Kyuss_39 chromosome 7, Kyuss_2.0, whole genome shotgun sequence.
TATATGACTAATCTAAGACTAATAGCTTTGTCGATTTTCTCACACTGAAAGGGAAATGCAACCTATTACATCATTAGTCAAGTGATTTTGGTTTGAAAACTGGCAACAGACCTCTTTTGTTTAGGGAGCAAACATTAAGCTAATGTTCGACAGTATGTACAACACACCTTTCTAGCACATCACAGCTGCCCATTTACATGATTCAAAATGGTTTTCTTCCTACTTACTATATCTACCAAACACAAATAATACTACTTCTAAGCTTTGACTTGATTTTTTCAAGAAAAGACTAAATATTTTAAAAACATAATCCATTGTTGCACAGCCATATAAGAAGTTGGTACTCAGCTTGATGTTAGATTTCTACACGCCTTTGTACTTCTGACTTCTgaggatttttttttaaaaaaaaaagaggTTAAAACGAAGCAACATTACAGAAAATCTGCATTCAGCAATGGAACGTGGCGTCTGCATTTATAAAATGTGGAAAGAGGAAAGTAGCACGCATATACGCACGAGTAATCATATATGTGGCAGTCACCAGGCTACTATATATGTTCATTGTTCTTCCGATGCAGAAGCATGTTATCGTCCATCCAGAAGTTGGACTTGACAAGTCCCAAATGAGGGCAACCCATCGACCGGAAGCCAAAGGGCACGATGACAATGCGTATGAAACTGAAATATCATTGAAGATCTGCAAACAGCGGTACATTACAGGTACTAGTGGAATGCATCAGACTAGTAGAGTTCTTGTGCGGCTTGATTGTGCAAACGTTTATAAACAAACTATTATAGTAAATTACAGGTATTGTATAAGTAGAAGTAAAACTATTATGATAAATGCCCAGCATCACTTGTATCAAACTCATTGAACCTAACTGAACAAAGCCACGAGCGAAGAGGATGTCTTCCCAGACCTGTAGAGCAACAAAGTGTTCGGATCAAGAAGTTTCTAACAAAAAAACCGGAATATTATTATCTGAGCAAGCTTGATGATGTTCTGCTAACAACATTTTCTATTCGAAACATGAATATCTTGTACAAAATGGTCATCGTACCTTCGCTCAAACACAACAAAGAATTAGCTGAACATGTGGAGGTAGCAGTGTGGAGTAGAACCAATCAGTGGAGATTTAAGTAACACAAATGCGTGAGAGAGAAGCCAAGTTGCATGCGTACTAAACCACCATTGCTCCAAACATGAAACATGCAGACATTAGAGTACTCCCAGCTAGAAAAGAGCATAACCAAAATCAAGCAGATATGGTGAGCCCACTGCTCCATAGCACGGACAATTGACTCCTTGGGAAGCAAAACCTCATATTAAAGGCACCAGCAGTCCTATATTGGTGTATGTCACATGTGCAAAGATTGCAACTCCGAGTACATCGGCACATATGGCAGATAAGATGAGTAGACATTTTCAAGAGTGCAGAGCATTCTGGTTCGCTCACTATCCATATTGTAACACATGAATGGTGTATCGAACCCCACGGTGAAGAAGATGACGTTACATTCTGGATGAATAGCAATCCAATCAAAGGCCACGTTATAGTCATTGACACACCTCTCGCTACCAAACATGTCCGAAATTTTAACTGTATGCTTCAACACCCATTCTTTACTGCCATAGTCCTCGAGAACATAAACTACTAGCCTgtcatctttgatttcatcagtaAAACTGGCATAATGCAGGCGGCCCTGCGAGTGCTGAATAAAGCCATCATCTATATCACTAGGATTAGGAGCAGCAAAGTTGGCCCATGTCTCCCCGTCGGTGTCCACCGCAGCTACACAAGGCACCAAATCCCAGCCAAGACCTGTGAAAGTCTGAAAATGCAGACAACCGTTGAGGAAGACAGTTGCCTTGTGAGGATTAGCGAGGGCAACATCTCCGTTCCACCCCTTCTCCTTATGAACCCATCTCCCAGTCTCTGAAGAATACACATCCACTCCGGAAATGATGCTGTCGTCCGTCAGCAACACAAACACATGGAAGTGGGAAGACACGGCCGGATTGAAACCCAGACGCACCATGGCCCCAACGTCATCATCAGCATGGGTGTGGCCGGGATCGTCCGGCAGCGCGATCCACTCTTCCGTGGCAGGGTTGCAGACGACATACTGAAACCCAACGTCGGCCTTGGCGGGGGCGCCATAGCAGCGGCAGAGGAGGAGACCGTTGCAGCAATCGAGGAGATGGATTGGCAGCTGGGGCAGGAAGTCCAAGGAGGGGGAGCCTCGGGTCCCCGAGACCTTGAAGAATTGGATAGCGGACTCCTGGAAGCGCTTCTTGCTGGTGCGGGTGCAGAAGAAGCCGGCCAGGGACTGGGGGAGTTTGCGGGCGAGGCCCAGCCAGTTTTTGCACACGCACTTGCAGCGCCAGCGATGCCTGGCGGGAACCCGCGAAATGATTTCGAGCAGGAGGTCGTCGGTGAGGGTCTCGGCCGTCGTCCCTTCGTCGCGGGGAGGAGAGAAAGACCTGCACAGCCAGGGGCACAGACGGACGAGAGGACAGAGGGATTCAGTGAAGGTGGATGCGGAATGTTGCGATGGTTGGTGCTGGATCTGCGCGTGTATACATGATACGAGTTGAAAGCAGCATCTTCCTTCTATCCTGCCGGCGAGAGTTTCGTCGGGACGGAAAATGGCAGTGGCGGCGGCTCCGTCGAGCGGAGGAGGTCACTCTGAGCTTAGGACTGAGATTTTAGTGGCCTAAACGGGCCTAGTCTGGCTCTGCACTCGACAGCCCGTTTATGACGAGGCCGTGAATTGGAGAAAAGTTTTCTCAGAATTCTCAGAAAACATTAATCCTTCCGTCACTCTTTTGTGGGAAGTAGGGGAGACTGGAGAAATCGACGACCTTTTTGCTGGGAGAAGCACCATAGGAAAAATGTAAACGGTAAAAGAAGAGGATTTCAAGGAAAACATATTACTGGCACTTCGTACACAGAATTATGATTTAATTACCCATTAATACACTCTAGAACACTTCATAATGCTAGAAACTAAATTGTTGGTACTTTATGTTGaacgtagatgggctgcagcccaataaggcagcccatatagtttacaattcctgaaatctcaagacccatcacgttggcagcttgggacagccttgggggacaaagtttagtcccacattgctagttgggagagagttggagtggtatataagggctgctgttctagtcattccaagtgagtgagaatagagggagccctcgcgcactcctcctcctccgcccgccccgcctcgtcacgcacgtcgcgtttcgtgactcgagttcgagttcgagttcgagttcgagacacactcaagaaagcctaaatttttgcttggtgcaccaactgagttgggtacgtgtcgacctgcatgtgcatgttcgccgcgtgtccctggttTCCCACGCGGTTCGGGGcggctctcctcccaggctatacaacgagaccgatcagatctggagaacagtgttcttagatctctctcgcgaagttccttttgctgtgctactctctagtcttccccatcccggcgactgcgtgcacagccgtccgggagagcaggcctccgaaactccgtccgttgagatcctgcaccgggagacgggcgataaggtttttggggagcgtctcggcgcgactgctccctgctgttcgtgctcttcttcgccggttcgactgcttcatcgacagatccgactacaccatgggcgactgatggcgcgtacagcacgcgtccgttgggaaccccaagaggaaggtgtgatgcgcacagcggcaagtttccctcagtaagaaaccaaggtttatcgaaccagtaggagtccataagcacgttgaaggttgatgccggcgggatgtagtgcggcgcaacaccagggattcccggcgccaacgtggaacctgcacaacacaaaccaagtattttgccccaacgaaacagcgaggttgtcaatctcaccggcttgctgtaacaaaggattagatgtatagtgtggatgatgattgtttgcagaaaacagtagaacaagtattgcagtagattgtatttcagtatagagaattggaccggggtccacagttcactagaggtgtctctcccataagataaacagcatgttgggtgaacaaattacagttgggcaattgacaaatagagagggcatgaccatgcacatacatatcatgatgagtattgtgagatttaattgggcattacgacaaagtacatagaccgctatccagcatgcatctatgcctaaaaagtccaccttcaggttatcatccgaaccccctccagtattaagttgctaacaacagacgattgcattaagtattgcgcgtaatgtaatcaataactacatcctcggacatagcatcaatgttttatccctagtggcaacagcacatccataaccttagagatttctgtcacttccccagattcacggagacatgaacccactatcgagcataaatactccctcttggagttacaagcatctacttggccagagcatctactagtaatggagagcatgcaagatcataaacaacacatagacataatttgataatcaacataacaagtattctctattcatcggatcccaacaaacgcaacatatagaattacagatagatgatcttgatcatgttcggcagctcacaagatccgacaattaagcacaatggggagaagacaaccatctagctactgctatggacccatagtccaggggtagactactcacacatcactccggaggcgaccatggcggcgtagagtcctccgggagatgattcccctctccggcagggtgccggaggcgatctcctgaatcccccgagatgggattggcggcggcggcatctctggaaggttttccgtatcgtggctctcggtactgggggtttcgcgacggaggctttaagtaggcggaagggcaggtcaggaggcgtcacgaggggcccacaccatagggccgcgcggccagggcaggggccgcgccgccctatgctctggctgcctcgtggccccacttcgtctcctcttcggtcttctggaagcttcgtggcaaaataggaccctgggcgttgatttcgtccaattccgagaatatttccttactaggatttctgaaaccaaaaacagcagaaaacaaagaatcggcacttcggcatcttgttaataggttagttccagaaaatgcacgaatatgacataaagtgtgcataaaacatgtagatattatcaataatgtggcatggaacataagaaatcatcgatacgtcggagacgtatcagcatccccaagcttagttcctgctcgtcccgagcaggtaaacgataaacaaagataatttctggagtgacatgccatcataaccttgatcatactatttgtaaagcatatgtagtgaatgcagcgatcaaaataatgtatatgacatgagtaaacaagtgaatcatatagcaaagacttttcatgaatagtacttaaagacaagcatcaataagtcttgcataagagttaactcataaagcaataattcaaagtaaagcattgaagcaacacataggaagattaagtttcagcggttgctttcaacttgtaacatgcatatctcatggatattgtcaacatagagtaatataataagtgcaatatgcaaatatgtaggaatcaatgcacagttcacacaagtgtttgcttcttgagatggagagaaataggtgaactgactcaacaataaaagtaaaagaatggtccttcaaagaggaaagcatcgattgctatatttgtgctagagctttgattttgaaaacaagaaacaattttgtcaacggtagtaataaagcatatgtatcatgtaaattatatcttataagttgcaagcctcatgcatagtatactaatagtgcccgcaccttgtcctaattagcttggactaccggatcatcgcaatgcacatgttttaaccaagtgtcacaaaggggtacctctatgccgcctgtacaaaggtctaaggagaaagctcgcatcggatttctcgctattgattattctcaacttagacatccataccgggacaacatagacaacagataatggactcctcttttatgcataagcatgtagcaacaattatttttctcatttgagattgaggatatatgtccaaaactgaaacttccaccatggatcatggctttagttagcggcccaatgttcttctctaacaataaccataaggtggtagatcgctcttacttcagacaagacgaacatgcatagcaactcacatgaaattcaacaaaaggtagttgatggcgtccccagtgaacatggttatcgcacaacgagcaacttaataagagataaagtgcataagtacatattcaataccacaatagtttttaagctatttgtcccatgagctatatattgtaaaggtgaagaatggaaatttaaaggtagcactcaagcaatttactttggaatggcggagaaataccatgtagtaggtaggtatggtggacacaaatggcatagtggttggctcaagtatttggatgcatgagaagtattccctctcgatacaaggtttaggctagcaaggctatttgaaacaaacacaaggatgaagcggtgcagcaaaactcacataaaagacatattgaaaacattataagactctacaccgtcttccttgttgttcaaactcaatactagaaattatctagactttagagagaccaaatatgcaaaccaaattttagcatgctctatgtatttcttcattaatgggtgcaaagcatatgatgcaagagcttaaacatgagcacaacaattgccaagtatcacattacccaagacatttatagcaattactacatgtatcattttccaattccaaccatataacaatttaacgaagaagaaacttcgccatgaatactatgagtagaaactaaggacatacttgtccatatgcaacagcggagcgtgtctctctcccacacaaagaatgctaggatccattttattcaaacaaaaaaaaacaaaccgacgctccaagcaaagcacataagctgtgatggaataaaatatagtttcaggggaggaacctgataatgttgtcgatgaagaaggggatgccttgggcatccccaagcttagacgcttgagtcttcttgatatatgcaggggtgaaccaccggggcatccccaagcttagagctttcactctccttgatcattgttgtatcatctccctctcttgatccttgaaaacttcctccacaccaaacttagaacaactcattagagggttagtgcacaatcaaaatatatatgttcagaggtgacataatcattcttaacacttctggacattgcacaaagctactgaaagtcaatggaatcgaaatatccatcgaacataacaaaactggcaatgcgaaataaaaggcagaatctgtcaaaaacagaacagttcgtattgacgaattttattggggcaccagacttgctcaaatgaaaatgctcaaattgaatgaaagttgcgcacatatctgaggatcactcacgtaaattggcttaattttctgagttacctacagagaattttgcccagattcgtgacagcaaagaaatctgtttctgtgcagtaatccaaatctagtatgaacttttctatcaacgactttacttggcacaacaaaacactaaactaagataaggagaggttgctacagtagtaaacaacttccaatacacaaaataaaaacaaagtactgtaggtaaaaatatgggttgtctcccataagcgcttttctttaacgcctttcagctaggcgcagaaagtgtgtatcaagtattatcaaagggtggtgcatctacagcggggtgtggagttttctcaaccaagcatagtatattggatacataagttttagcgtctcccttttcattagtcttgggcttgctactctcatcaaacaaattttcaggaacaagccaagcatagttattttctagtgcatcattcatagctaggagtttacatggtatcggtgccttgatctccccaccatcatcaatattattagtgtatcttattctatccatgtccatcttttcaaggagactaacaaaattagtatgagaaccaagcatattaaatttagcaaaaacctttctagcctctcttgctagaccaccaaattctctaagaagggtttctaaaacaaaatctttcttttccccctcttccatatcaccgagtgtaagaaacatgtgttggattataggattgagattaacaaatttagtttccaacatacgaactaaagcagcagcagcaatttcataagtaggagcaaggtctaccaagtgtctatcttcaaaatcttcaatggtactaacatggttgaaaaattcttctatattatttctcccaattatagacccgcatcctaccggcatgtttttcacggtaaaattaagaggaaacataatgaaacaagtaaagtaaatgcaagtaactaattttttttgtgtttttgatatagcaaacaagatagcaaataaagtaaaactagcaactaatttttttgtattttgatttagtgcagcaaacaaagtagtaaataaaactaagcaagacaaaaacaaagtaaaaaagattgggatgtggagactccccttgcagcatgtcttgatctccccggcaacggcgccagaaaaattgctggcgtgtagttggcgtgggagttagaaatctttgtggtgtagcttttcttcagttccccggcaacggcgccagaaaaattgcttgatagcgcgtacagcacgcgtccgttgggaaccccaagaggaaggtgtgatgcgcacagcggcaagtttccctcagtaagaaaccaaggtttatcgaaccagtaggagtcaagaagcacgttgaaggttgatggcggcgggatgtagtgcggcgcaacaccagggattccggcgccaacgtggaacctgcacaacacaaaccaagtactttgccccaacgaaacagcgaggttgtcaatctcatcggcttgctgtaacaaaggattagatgtatagtgtggatgatgattgtttgcgtaaaacaagagaacaagtattgcagagattgtatttcaagatagagaattggaccggggtccacagttcactagaggtgtctctcccataagataaacagcatgttgggtgaacaaattacagttgggcaattgacaaatagagagggcatgaccatgcacatacatatcatgatgagtattgtgagatttaattgggcattacgacaaagtacatagaccgctatccagcatgcatctatgcctaaaaagtccaccttcaggttatcatccgaaccccctccggtattaagttgctaacaacagacaattgcattaagtattgcgcgtaatgtaatcaataactacatccctcggacatagcatcaatgttttatcccgagtggcaacaaagacatccataaccttagagatttctcgtcacttccctgcattcacggagacatgaacccactatcgagcataaatactccctcttggagttacaagcatctacttggccagagcatctactagtaacggagagcatgcaagatcataaacaacacatagacataatttgataatcaacataacaagtattctctattcatcggatcccaacaaacgcaacatatagaattacagatagatgatcttgatcatgttcggcagctcacaagatccgacaattaagcacaatggggagaagacaaccatctagctactgctatggacccatagtccaggggtagactactcacacatcactccggaggcgaccatggcggcgtagagtcctccgggagatgattcccctctccggcagggtgccggaggcgatctcctgaatcccccgagatgggattggcggcggcggcgtctctggaaggttttccgtatcgtggctctcggtactgggggtttcgcgacggaggctttaagtaggcggaagggcaggtcaggaggcgtcacgaggggcccacaccatagggccgcgcggccagggcaggggccgcgccgccctatgctctggctgcctcgtggccccacttcgtctcctcttcggtcttctggaagcttcgtggcaaaataggaccctgggcgttgatttcgtccaattccgagaatatttccttactaggatttctgaaaccaaaaacagcaaaaacaaagaatcggcacttcggcatcttgttaataggttagttccagaaaatgcacgaatatgacataaagtgtgcataaaacatgtagatattatcaataatgtggcatggaacataagaaattatcgatacgtcggagacgtatcagcgacatcaacaatacccatggtgttggtggtgctgctgctagtGCGACCGTCCCGGTCacgatgtacgtgcttttcctcccctaccttgcactgctacttgttccatgttcagatctgatgcgtgtgattagtctgatgtgtatggttaagtatgcttgtgcatctgtaatgttgctttcggtaattaaactcacacggaaattgcctaataatctaacaatccaaaaaccttatatgcttaggcagttttcaccgtctggttttgctgctgcgcttaaaccgagcccgtttacgggttctcatttcaagagatggcagagtaagaccctcttgtggctcacttctatgggcgtgcaccgagttgcggaaggtactcccagaggttCGCTTACTCCTGACGAGGATAAAGCGTTCtgggatgccaccgtaatctttgtgggtgccgtcctaagtgtgcttggagacaagttgattgatgcttatctgcacatccgaaatgggaaggaactgtgggatgcactggacgctaagtttggtgatgccgatgccggaggtgaactgtatgctatggagcagttcaatgactacagaatggttgagaaccgatctgtagtagaacaggctcatgagatacagatcatggcaaaggaacttgagatcctcaagtgtgtgctaccggacaagtttgtcgcgggatgcattgtcgctaagcttcccccttcatggaggaactttgccacttccctgaaacatcagaggcatgagttctctgttgagaatatcatgggctctctagatgttgaggagaaggcaagggcaaaagacaaacacgctggaggaaccgagggacgttctgctgccaatatggtgcagaaaaatgcccacaagtccaagggaaagaacaagggagtctcccagactaccaacttcaagaagaaggggaaaacggagaagaaagatccttgctgggtgtgtggcgagacaggccattgggctaatcgttgtccacaacgcaaaggaaagaaatgacaggctggacagaactcaaattctgtcagcatggtcattggtcacacagaggaaggaactacagggtatggtaatatattacctactgttctttcggtgtttcagcccacagaatggtgggttgatacaggtgccaatgttcatgtgtgtgctgacatctccatgtttacctcttatcaggcccgaggttcctcagtaatgatggggaatgggttacatgctactgttcgtggtgttggcacggtagatctgaagtttacttcgggaaagatcgtgcaactgaagaacgtgttgcatgtcccttctatcaagaagaatctcgttagtggctcccgtcttatgaaagatgggtttaagttggtgtttgagtccaataaagttgtac
It includes:
- the LOC127315122 gene encoding F-box protein At5g07610-like; amino-acid sequence: MLLSTRIMSFSPPRDEGTTAETLTDDLLLEIISRVPARHRWRCKCVCKNWLGLARKLPQSLAGFFCTRTSKKRFQESAIQFFKVSGTRGSPSLDFLPQLPIHLLDCCNGLLLCRCYGAPAKADVGFQYVVCNPATEEWIALPDDPGHTHADDDVGAMVRLGFNPAVSSHFHVFVLLTDDSIISGVDVYSSETGRWVHKEKGWNGDVALANPHKATVFLNGCLHFQTFTGLGWDLVPCVAAVDTDGETWANFAAPNPSDIDDGFIQHSQGRLHYASFTDEIKDDRLVVYVLEDYGSKEWVLKHTVKISDMFGSERCVNDYNVAFDWIAIHPECNVIFFTVGFDTPFMCYNMDSERTRMLCTLENVYSSYLPYVPMYSELQSLHM